The Nothobranchius furzeri strain GRZ-AD chromosome 8, NfurGRZ-RIMD1, whole genome shotgun sequence genome includes a region encoding these proteins:
- the cers4b gene encoding ceramide synthase 2 isoform X1, with amino-acid sequence MNTNRMEALLNYWLWQEEYWLPPGISWQDTEMEQGEGHFPLPRDLIYTLPLAVVFIVLRYVFERIIAIPFSKCLGVKDRVRIRATSVPKLETFYKHNSRQPSQSEVVSLMKLCGLSQKKIQTWFKHRRNQDRPSNTKKFCEASWRFVFYLISFTAGLCSLINTPWFWDQKECWTGYPKQPVADVHYWYYMLEMSFYLSLLLSISVDVKRKDFKEQVIHHIATLFLISFSYCANYVRVGTLVMLVHDSSDFILESAKMLHYAVWTRTCDSLFIVFAVVFLVTRLVVFPSRIIHTTMVVSMDFFQPFFGYYFFNALLLVLQALHVFWAYLIVRMAFKFAFMGKVEKDERSDAESEVDENEEEEEDEESEEERDGSNWEQQKERINSKRTSLAKNCVLNNLTNQRNISSRLPKAR; translated from the exons atgaaCACGAACAG GATGGAGGCCCTGCTGAATTATTGGCTGTGGCAGGAGGAGTACTGGCTCCCTCCTGGTATCTCCTGGCAGGACACTGAGATGGAGCAAGGCGAGGGCCACTTTCCTCTACCCAGGGATCTCATCTACACCCTGCCTCTGGCCGTTGTCTTTATAGTCCTCAGATATGTATTTGAAAG GATCATCGCCATTCCTTTCAGCAAATGTTTAGGTGTGAAGGATCGGGTTCGCATTCGAGCCACGTCCGTCCCAAAGCTGGAGACGTTCTACAAACACAACAGTCGGCAGCCATCGCAG AGTGAAGTGGTGAGCTTGATGAAGCTGTGTGGGCTCTCACAAAAAAAGATCCAGACGTGGTTCAAACACAGAAGGAACCAGGACCGACCTAGCAACACAAAAAAGTTCTGCGAGGCATC GTGGAGATTTGTGTTCTACCTGATCTCGTTCACAGCAGGCCTCTGCTCTCTAATTAAT ACTCCGTGGTTCTGGGATCAGAAAGAGTGCTGGACGGGTTATCCTAAACAG CCTGTGGCAGATGTTCATTACTGGTATTACATGTTGGAGATGAGTTTCTATTTGTCCCtgcttctcagcatttctgtggacgTCAAACGAAAA GACTTTAAGGAGCAGGTGATTCATCACATCGCCACCTTGTTCCTTATTAGTTTCTCTTACTGTGCCAACTATGTGAGGGTTGGCACCTTGGTGATGCTGGTGCACGATTCGTCTGACTTCATCCTCGAG TCTGCCAAGATGTTGCACTATGCAGTGTGGACAAGGACATGTGACTCTCTGTTTATCGTCTTTGCTGTTGTTTTCCTGGTTACCAGACTGGTGGTGTTTCCTAGCAG AATCATCCACACCACCATGGTGGTCTCTATGGACTTCTTCCAGCCCTTCTTTGGTTATTATTTCTTCAACGCTCTGCTGTTAGTGCTACAGGCGCTGCACGTCTTCTGGGCCTACCTCATTGTGCGGATGGCTTTTAAATTTGCCTTCATGGGCAAG gTTGAGAAAGATGAACGCAGCGATGCAGAAAGCGAGGTGGATGAAaacgaagaggaagaggaggatgaggagtcAGAGGAAGAAAGGGATGGATCCAACTGGGAGCAACAGAAAGAGAGGATCAACTCCAAAAGGACATCTCTGGCTAAGAACTGTGTCCTGAACAACCTGACCAACCAGAGGAACATAAGCAGCAGGCTGCCTAAAGCCAGATAG
- the cers4b gene encoding ceramide synthase 2 isoform X2, with amino-acid sequence MNTNRMEALLNYWLWQEEYWLPPGISWQDTEMEQGEGHFPLPRDLIYTLPLAVVFIVLRYVFERIIAIPFSKCLGVKDRVRIRATSVPKLETFYKHNSRQPSQPVADVHYWYYMLEMSFYLSLLLSISVDVKRKDFKEQVIHHIATLFLISFSYCANYVRVGTLVMLVHDSSDFILESAKMLHYAVWTRTCDSLFIVFAVVFLVTRLVVFPSRIIHTTMVVSMDFFQPFFGYYFFNALLLVLQALHVFWAYLIVRMAFKFAFMGKVEKDERSDAESEVDENEEEEEDEESEEERDGSNWEQQKERINSKRTSLAKNCVLNNLTNQRNISSRLPKAR; translated from the exons atgaaCACGAACAG GATGGAGGCCCTGCTGAATTATTGGCTGTGGCAGGAGGAGTACTGGCTCCCTCCTGGTATCTCCTGGCAGGACACTGAGATGGAGCAAGGCGAGGGCCACTTTCCTCTACCCAGGGATCTCATCTACACCCTGCCTCTGGCCGTTGTCTTTATAGTCCTCAGATATGTATTTGAAAG GATCATCGCCATTCCTTTCAGCAAATGTTTAGGTGTGAAGGATCGGGTTCGCATTCGAGCCACGTCCGTCCCAAAGCTGGAGACGTTCTACAAACACAACAGTCGGCAGCCATCGCAG CCTGTGGCAGATGTTCATTACTGGTATTACATGTTGGAGATGAGTTTCTATTTGTCCCtgcttctcagcatttctgtggacgTCAAACGAAAA GACTTTAAGGAGCAGGTGATTCATCACATCGCCACCTTGTTCCTTATTAGTTTCTCTTACTGTGCCAACTATGTGAGGGTTGGCACCTTGGTGATGCTGGTGCACGATTCGTCTGACTTCATCCTCGAG TCTGCCAAGATGTTGCACTATGCAGTGTGGACAAGGACATGTGACTCTCTGTTTATCGTCTTTGCTGTTGTTTTCCTGGTTACCAGACTGGTGGTGTTTCCTAGCAG AATCATCCACACCACCATGGTGGTCTCTATGGACTTCTTCCAGCCCTTCTTTGGTTATTATTTCTTCAACGCTCTGCTGTTAGTGCTACAGGCGCTGCACGTCTTCTGGGCCTACCTCATTGTGCGGATGGCTTTTAAATTTGCCTTCATGGGCAAG gTTGAGAAAGATGAACGCAGCGATGCAGAAAGCGAGGTGGATGAAaacgaagaggaagaggaggatgaggagtcAGAGGAAGAAAGGGATGGATCCAACTGGGAGCAACAGAAAGAGAGGATCAACTCCAAAAGGACATCTCTGGCTAAGAACTGTGTCCTGAACAACCTGACCAACCAGAGGAACATAAGCAGCAGGCTGCCTAAAGCCAGATAG